The Sesamum indicum cultivar Zhongzhi No. 13 linkage group LG6, S_indicum_v1.0, whole genome shotgun sequence genome has a segment encoding these proteins:
- the LOC105164693 gene encoding N66 matrix protein isoform X2, whose protein sequence is MLIGESGRNSESSLGMRGHSNGVRGLASPDRGDKRSGAAGNNNSSHHTSNKNNNNNGSNHNDNHYHHHGGGGGGGGSGSSETAHDGKKGGSSGGDTIAAMWPPKFVIALTNKEKEEDFLAIKGSKLPQRPKKRAKFIQRTLNLVSPGAWLCDLTLERYEVREKKVSKKRPRGLKAMGNMDSESE, encoded by the exons ATGCTGATTGGAGAGTCTGGGAG GAATTCAGAGAGTTCACTTGGTATGCGGGGACATAGCAACGGCGTAAGGGGATTGGCATCCCCAGATAGAGGTGATAAGAGAAGTGGTGCAGCTGGCAACAATAATAGTAGCCACCACACTAGTaacaagaacaacaacaataatggTAGCAATCATAATGACAACCACTACCACCACCACGGCGGCGGCGGAGGAGGTGGTGGTTCTGGGTCATCGGAGACAGCCCATGATGGGAAAAAAGGTGGGTCCTCCGGCGGTGATACAATCGCCGCCATGTGGCCTCCAAAGTTCGTGATCGCCTTGACAAATAAGGAGAAAGAAGAGGATTTCTTGGCAATTAAAGGGTCCAAGCTCCCTCAGAGACCAAAGAAGCGAGCCAAGTTTATCCAGCGCACGCTCAAC TTGGTGAGTCCTGGTGCCTGGTTATGCGATTTGACCCTGGAACGGTACGAGGTCAGGGAGAAGAAAGTTTCCAAGAAG AGACCTAGAGGGTTGAAGGCTATGGGAAACATGGACTCAGAATCAGAGTAG
- the LOC105164695 gene encoding uncharacterized protein LOC105164695 — protein MQLKVGHMEEGKDPVAVSRTGQTRALPQRLLQLLVLFLVLCSTFSVVSIYMIRYFGVNSVVTSVRPTLLPCNNEALTLEQWIKPPTNLMHKMSDEELFWRASFVPRVKKYPFQRVPKIAFMFLTKGQLPLAPLWERFFKGHEGQYSIYIHSLPSFEADFPSSSVFYKRQIPSQVSEWGKMSMVDAERRLLANALLDISNEWFVLLSESCIPLYNFSMVYNYITGSKYSFIGAFDDPGPYGRGRYNDNMLPEVNITDWRKGSQWFEINKKLALYIVEDTKFYPKFSEFCKPACYVDEHYFPTMLTIQAATLLANRSITWVDWSRGGAHPATFGGSDITEEFFKKIFDGRSCLYNNKPSSICYLFARKFSPSALEALFLLAPKFLGF, from the exons ATGCAATTAAAGGTTGGACATATGGAAGAAGGTAAAGATCCTGTTGCGGTGAGCAGGACAGGGCAGACTAGGGCTTTGCCCCAAAGGCTGCTCCAATTACTTGTACTCTTTCTGGTTTTATGTTCTACCTTCTCTGTTGTTAGTATCTATATGATCAGGTACTTCGGAGTTAATAGTGTAGTAACTTCTGTGAGGCCTACCTTACTTCCCTGCAACAATGAAGCATTAACTTTAGAACAATGGATCAAGCCCCCAACGAATTTGATGCATAAAATGAGCGACGAGGAGTTGTTTTGGAGGGCGTCTTTTGTGCCCCGTGTGAAAAAGTATCCGTTCCAGAGGGTCCCGAAAATAGCATTCATGTTCTTGACTAAGGGACAGTTGCCGTTGGCACCTCTTTGGGAAAGGTTTTTCAAGGGGCATGAGGGGCAGTATTCAATCTACATTCATTCATTGCCTTCGTTTGAGGCTGATTTTCCATCTTCATCTGTATTTTACAAGAGACAGATACCTAGTCAG GTCTCTGAGTGGGGAAAAATGAGTATGGTTGATGCTGAGAGAAGACTCCTGGCTAATGCCTTACTCGACATATCCAACGAATGGTTTGTCCTGCTATCTGAATCGTGCATTCCCCTCTACAATTTTAGCATGGTCTACAACTACATAACGGGCTCCAAATATAGCTTCATCGGTGCGTTTGATGATCCTGGCCCGTATGGGAGAGGACGCTACAACGACAACATGTTACCAGAAGTAAACATCACAGATTGGCGAAAGGGATCTCAGTGGTTTGAAATCAATAAAAAGCTCGCTCTCTACATCGTTGAAGACACAAAATTCTACCCAAAATTTTCAGAGTTCTGCAAACCAGCTTGTTATGTGGATGAACACTATTTTCCTACCATGCTGACCATTCAAGCTGCAACTCTGTTGGCAAACAGAAGCATAACTTGGGTGGACTGGTCGAGGGGCGGAGCTCATCCGGCAACTTTTGGTGGATCAGACATTACAGAAgaattctttaagaaaatcttCGACGGTCGTAGCTGCTTGTACAACAATAAGCCTTCCTCCATTTGTTACCTTTTTGCAAGGAAGTTCTCTCCAAGTGCCTTGGAAGCTTTGTTCTTGTTAGCCCCAAAATTCTTAGGTTTTTAG
- the LOC105164693 gene encoding homeobox protein 2 isoform X1, translated as MERNNTHSSNRDGLLLRSESRSAATSSSDFVLQWGNRKRLRCMKVQVKDHSNNINNGSGPAQRATARIDRRVVRSDLNNNSSKDPNSNQLTSNNAGKGNGVNNGYLNLRQRPASPSHRILRNSESSLGMRGHSNGVRGLASPDRGDKRSGAAGNNNSSHHTSNKNNNNNGSNHNDNHYHHHGGGGGGGGSGSSETAHDGKKGGSSGGDTIAAMWPPKFVIALTNKEKEEDFLAIKGSKLPQRPKKRAKFIQRTLNLVSPGAWLCDLTLERYEVREKKVSKKRPRGLKAMGNMDSESE; from the exons ATGGAGAGGAACAACACTCACTCCAGCAATAGAGATGGGCTGTTGTTGAGATCCGAATCCAGGTCAGCCGCTACGTCTTCGTCTGACTTCGTGTTACAGTGGGGGAACCGGAAAAGGCTACGCTGCATGAAGGTCCAGGTGAAGGACCATAGTAATAACATCAATAACGGGTCCGGGCCGGCTCAGCGGGCAACGGCCCGGATCGATAGGCGGGTGGTCAGGTCGGAtctcaataataatagtagtaagGATCCGAATTCAAATCAGCTGACCAGCAATAATGCTGGTAAGGGTAACGGCGTTAATAACGGATATTTGAATCTCCGTCAGCGTCCGGCTTCTCCCTCTCATCGTATCTTGAG GAATTCAGAGAGTTCACTTGGTATGCGGGGACATAGCAACGGCGTAAGGGGATTGGCATCCCCAGATAGAGGTGATAAGAGAAGTGGTGCAGCTGGCAACAATAATAGTAGCCACCACACTAGTaacaagaacaacaacaataatggTAGCAATCATAATGACAACCACTACCACCACCACGGCGGCGGCGGAGGAGGTGGTGGTTCTGGGTCATCGGAGACAGCCCATGATGGGAAAAAAGGTGGGTCCTCCGGCGGTGATACAATCGCCGCCATGTGGCCTCCAAAGTTCGTGATCGCCTTGACAAATAAGGAGAAAGAAGAGGATTTCTTGGCAATTAAAGGGTCCAAGCTCCCTCAGAGACCAAAGAAGCGAGCCAAGTTTATCCAGCGCACGCTCAAC TTGGTGAGTCCTGGTGCCTGGTTATGCGATTTGACCCTGGAACGGTACGAGGTCAGGGAGAAGAAAGTTTCCAAGAAG AGACCTAGAGGGTTGAAGGCTATGGGAAACATGGACTCAGAATCAGAGTAG